aagctagttcgagccaacgaggaatccgagccaagctagttcgagccaacgaggaatccgagccaagatagttcgagccaacgaggaatccgagccaagctaattcgagccaacgaggaattcgagccaagctagttcgagccaacgaggaatccgagccaaactagttcgagccaacgaggaatccgagtcaagctagttcgagccaacgaggaatcaaAGCCAAGGTATTTCGAACCAACGAGAAATCAGACCCAActtagttcgagccaacgaggaatccgagtcaagctagttcgagccaacgaggaatcaaAGCCAAGGTATTTCGAACCAACGAGAAATCAGACCCAActtagttcgagccaacgaggaatccgagccaagctagttcgagccaacggggatcGACTGTATAGTGAAAAGAACCTTGGTCACTATCTGTACGATTCTGCATGTTCCAATTTATAATATGAAACCTTTTAGATAAAGTTATCTTTTACTATGCTGCGGTTGTACGCAAGtgcattttaagttttttaagAACAACTAATGTTTTGCTTCCATCTCATTGAATATCAGCCACGGTTGAATATCGCATATATCTTAAAAGTGCCGGTTAAAAATGAAGTATCGTTATTGTCTGAGCCATACTtgagtttataaaaaaaatcaaacatatttatcaattgaaataaacttaTGCCTTTAAATGAACTCAAATTCTCACTGTTTTGGTACCTGTATTAAATTTAGTTTGTTATTGGGGTTGTACAGCcgagtatatataaaaattaccATAGAATGTTGTACGGatttaaagtatattatatCCTTTTGCATCAACAACACTcgttttgtcatatttattcttataattaaaattaaaattcttAAAGATAATGACCAATTTCCGAAGTTTCAGTCTGCGAAAAACAATCTAGTGTTTAAAACTTTGTTGGtgaacattatgttttataagttaATTTACGTAAATATGGTGtataaattttaagtaaaatttgaATCATTTGTCGTAagtataaattaaatgaaaaaaaaacttcaaaaattaaGTGGCTAATGAGGATATGATTGTGATGTTGGtgaacattatgttttataagttaATTTACGTAAATATAGTGtataaattttaagtaaaatttgaATCATTTGTCGTAagtataaattaaatgaaaaaaaaacttcaaaaattaaGTGGCTAATGAGGATATGATTATGATAATTCGTCGTTATCATAAGTTCTTTGAGAAAGTCCCTTTTAAACATTAAGTGAGTAACACGGATATAATCATTGATAATTTGTCATTATAATAAGTATAACTTCTTTGAGAAAGCCCCTTTTACATTTTAAGAGGTGAACGAGGATgtgattatttgatatttgtaagTGCGATGAGTATTCATATTACATTCACTATGAtgtatttcaatgcaattgaaaAATATGGAGAATTCTTCATCATCATAATTGTTTAACGGTGACTTAGAAACTTTGGTTTGCGATACAAATACAACGTGATCAGGGCATGCAAAGAGAATAACTGTCTTAGCTCgaaacttgttttattaattttgaataaggtcacataaaaaatgttataccgattttcaagaaaaaaaatatacggGCGAGCGAgctataacaaaataaaattttgtacttatttttatttcaatgatatgaCAAAATGGCGAAAGgcgattttgaaaaaaacaacaacacacattttaaatgcGTGCGAAAAGCTGTATCTATTATTTACTTTCACATATTTGATGCCAAACTCATTTTTCTCTGCTGTAAGcatattatcattaattataCAGTAcagcataaaataaaatcactatAGCAGTAGGCTAAAATTCTACCTTGTATTATAGTTTCATACGTTGCTACATTCTAAGTAGATTTCCCATCTGATTTCGTGTTTTTTCGATGTGCTAAGAAGcagaacatattttgaaacttCTGTATACAATCACACTTTCTGCTTTTAGAGGGCCTATGGTTCCTTTTCTGTGAAGccttatgaaataaaatggaatataatCTCCTATTAGTCATGATATGTCAATGAATCTATGAAATTAAAGTCGGTAAAATTTCTACGTGCAGgcgcaaaatgaaaaaaagccagTACTTGTTATGCATTTCGTAAAAAGAGGTGCGGTCAATGTAAGAACCAAATTATTAATCTGATGTTGCCTTAAATTCATAACAAACGTGGAGACTGCAGAGACACGCTTGAAAgcaagtgtgtgtgtgtgcgtgcgtgcgtgcgcgcgtgcgtgcgtgtacgTTCATGCGTCgaaatgtatatgtgtgtgcgtgttacgtgtgcgtgcgtgcgtgcgtgcgtgcgtgcgtgagcGTGTGTtagtgtgtgcgtgtgtgcttGCGTGCGTGATCACGTTCTTGTGTGCCTgtgtgcttgcgtgcgtgcgttagTTGTCAGTGATTTATAAAgtcaaaaaaggaaaacattgtATGAAAGGCACAATAAAATTTGATgaaaagattaaacatataaaactgattttctttttaaaattaatagcCACGTGGTCACAAACTCCCCCAGTTAATAAGCGCAGAAATATCGCTTTCTTTTTTGAACACCAAtcatatttgcttttttaagataatatgGCTTATAAtatacactttttttaaatcagagcaaaacaattttaagtttCAGTTCAGTTTCAGTTAATGTAAGTCAATTAGTCAATTGTCGATTGTtacattaatgttttgtttcataaaatatctgtCAGCAAGATCGACAGTGTGTTTTGATCCTGAGCATATATAGTGTTAATAGAACCTTTGAAATTACACAATACGCATCTTAGAAAAGAATTTTCATTGTTTAGTAAACTAATGTTTATagtatagtttaaatatatcttgAAAACCAACTATAAACGAcaataatttgtatagataTATTTGTAGGGcaattaaataataacttaagcgacataatgataataatttcaaatcaatatatCGAATCGAAGCAGGAAGTATTGCGCTTTAATTGGATAGACGAATAACTTAAACCACAATCATTGTAACGACGACCAAATACGTTCTTTTAACAGTGCAATTATTATATGCGATATATAAGTCTttcaatttagaaatatttaatattgcaGGTACATAGCATAATTTACATTATAACGCATAAAAGCACAGTGGATTTCAAAACGGCGAATATTCATAAACCTTGAGTAGTTTTTCTAATATTTAAATGGAGTATCATGTTTCAGTAGTCTATTCAGCCCATTGCAAGCGGCTAAATACCAGTGTCGAAATAGTGTAAGGTGGATAGGATTGACAATGGTTGGGATTTTTTCTTCCTGTTTgagaaatattaatataatatgacAGTCCAGTCGTGAATGCGGATTGTTATGAAAAAGACTAAGGTGAGTGCCTCTTTATAATGTACTTATTTTTTGACGCGTTATGTTAACTGTTATAATAAggataaaattcaaaacttagaatcttttaatttatttaagtaattaacATCTGATTTTGACTTAAATGCCTCTTTAATCAACGTTAGTCTACCATAAAGTTACttactgtaaaatatattagAAATACTATTTGCttgattatgaaatataaaagcGGTATTAGCGAAACTGTTCGTACAATGCATTCTAGTAGGTTAAAACATTGATGaacacatttaataattaattttcattatgttttattcatgtgGCAATGCAAAACTTGAACCTGAAACATCTTTCAGCATACGCACATACATAGTAAGTGTGAATAAATAGTGGATTTTATATATCATACAgcttattataatgataaagaGTGGCATGATTATTGATATATGTAAGTGCGATGAGAAGACATTTCATATTCACCATAATTACAATCAttccaatattttaaataatttttgaaaaatctttaTGTCATAATTGTTCCATTGTGAATCAGGATCGTGGTGTATTGTTTTACAAAGGATTGATCAAGCAAGCAAAAGGAACATAATATGCAGTTgctgtgttgtttttgtgtttgttttggattaagcagtatttaatttaaagtattcatttccAAATAGCATTATAAGGATATacaaagtttgttttgttttgcttttattaaaacGAACACATGTTATAGTTATAGATATAGTTACTTTCTAATAGTTTATTGTCAATCTAAtgctttgtcatttttatttgtttcttaaaatgtatgttaacaaaaacacaagtttgtttcaatgatgaacaGGCTCGGAAATTAATTCAGAACAAAATGCCCAACTTACTTCAGtcattaaacatgcattatgaAACAGCATCCTTATAATAAGAAACTAATATAagttgtttatgtatatttaaggAAAACGGGGtatgaataaaataagtttgaatGGTTATATTTGCAAGAACGTTGAATACTTACATTTGCGGATGTTTATCAAATAGACCGCAACCCTTGTATAACATATAACTTCGAGAACATTGTGTACATCGGCGATTAGCTTGATactaataattaaaatacatgctTTGCCCAATACacgaaataattatgtttaatcattttaatttaacagtaTTAAATATCAGGCCAATTTTTTACTATATCACGCATAAATTTACGTTTATTTTAAACGAAGACGAACATTCACAAACATTGAGTTATGTTTAAAGCCGCATTGCTACTTaggattaaataattaaaaaagtgagTATGTAACTATGATAGAGTCTCatataatgtctgataaattTCCGAGGTCCACACgatactttatttaaaagaaatttatgaGAATACCAATGAAATTCCAAAACAGTCCACTGACTTACTAAATGCTAATTGGGCAGATCACTAGGCGGAGGATAGCACCAATGAGAATGGAGCAGGCCGTTAGCTCTTCTAATGTCGGTCATAATAGTAAATATGCAGCAGGCTGCTGGCACTTCAAATATCGGTCATTAGGGTTAGAATGGAGCAGGAGGTTTGCGCCTCAAATATCGGTCATAATGGTATGAATAGAGCAGGACGTTTGCGCTTCAAATATCAGTCATAAGGGTAAGTATGGAGCAGGACGTTTGCGCTTTAAATATCGGTCATAAGGGTAAGAATGGAGCAGGACGTTTTCGCTTCAAATATCAGTCATAAGGGTAAGTATGGAGCAGGACGTTTTCGCTTCAAATATCGGTCACAAGGGTAAGTATGGAGCAGGACGTTTTCGCTTCAAATATCGGTCATAAGGGTAAGTATGGAGCAGGACGTTTTCGCTTCAAATATCGGTCATAAGGGTACGTATGGTGCAGGCCTTTGGCGCTTTAAATATCGGTCATTATGGAAGGTTTGGAGCAGGACGTTTGCGCTTCGAAAAGCGGTCATAAGGCTAAGTATGGAGCATGCTTTTGGCGCTTCAAATATCGGTCATTATGGTAGTTATGGAGCAAACCATTGACACTTCAAATACCGGTCATAAGTGTACGTATGTAGCAGGCCTTTGGCGCTTCAAATATCGGTCATAATGTTAAGTTTGGAGCAGGCCGCTTGCACTTCAAATATCGGTCATAATGGTACATATGCAGCAGGCCGTTGGCACTTCAAAAAGCGgtcataataaaatgtatggAGTAGTTCGATGGCGCTTCAAATATCGGTCATAACGGTAATGCGTAATGCATTCGTACAGCACTCTATTTTTTGGACGTGGTCCtttaaaacatgatacaaaACAGTAACGTCAACCGCAGCCCTCGTGATTGAAACTATTCACTCCCGCATAAGCATTTGTTTATACTTTCAATGTGCGTGCCGTATAATCTGACATattttttgatacatttaaaataatgaatttcttAATCTGAGTATCAGACTAAGGATGcattatgaaaatgaatatggGCCCTCAAATGTCCTCATTTTTCAGCTAGAATATGGGAAATCAAACGTCGTATCTAATATGCTATATTCTTAAACTAAATAGTAAAcgaatttatttcatttacattgtaaatatactGATTTCTTTAGATGATGCAAATTTGATGGCGATTAGTATAAACGAATCAAACGGACTTtgacttgtttttgttttgttttgttttttaataaaaaaacaagcatctaaaagtaaataattatacGTAAATCTTTTTTCCATTATTTGTATGTTTCAGACAACTATTTGAGACACCTCCATGACAGAATGATATTTTGGATATTTGGTTTGCTCTGCATGGTACAATCATGTATGGCTGGTAAGagtaaacttttttaaatatttcgtaGTTGCCTTCTCAATTAAAGTTAAGATACAACTGGAAAAGATTAAATACGGAacttaactattttttataacactTTCTCTCGTCACAGTCTTCATAAACGGGCTGGACTGCAGACCGGCCTGTGTGTGCTGTGAAGGAGGAAAAGATCAATGCGGATCCGATGTCAGACATGGAAATAACTTTTGTTTGGATGGCTGCATCGATGGAATATATGGCTGGAGATGTCACAATGCCTGTCCCGGTAACTGTTCTGCGTGCGAACAGGAGGACGGCAGACCATGTTACAGCTGCAAGGCTACATTTTATGATACAGGCAGTGAGTGTAGCAAGAGCTGCCCAGTCGGGTGTGATGGGGGAGTATGCAATGATGAAGGAGCATGTAGTAAATGTACAGCAAACTTCGAAGGAACGAAATGCAATATGTGTGTACAAGGAAAATATGGTTCAGATTGTACACACTATTGCATTAGTCAGAACTGCCGATGTTCGAATGGAACTGATTGTACTTCTTGTAAAACGGGATTCTATGGAAGTAGAACCCTCTGTCAAACACCTTGTTCCCCGGGATGTCAGGATGACGTTTGTTATGATAACGGAAGTTGCAATTGTCTAGTTAGATTTACGGGAAATACATGCAGCGAATGTCAATCAGGATACTACGGGCCATACTGCAATATATCCTGTTCCGTAGGATGTGTAAATGGACTGTGTGAAAAAAATGGGACTTGTTCATGTCACCcaaatttttatacaaataagtGTGATACGTGTGTGGATAGAAAATACGGTGAAATTTGTAACCAAACTTGCAGCGTAGGATGTACCACATCGTTCTGTGACAGGACTAATGGCCATTGTGAATGTCTTCCTAACTTTTCTGGCAATAAATGCGACCAATGCAAATCAGGTTTTTACGATCAATCATGTAACTTACATTGCTCGGATAACTGCATAGGAGACATATGCTCACGTTATCAGGGGAAATGCACACTTGGTTGTGTTGATGGATATTCGGGTGACAATTGTACAACACATTGTGACAAACCATGCGCATCGTGTCTGCAATCTGAAAGATCATACTGCGAGTCGTGCCACAATGGATACAGTGGACCAACCTGTCGATGTCCACCCAATTGCAAATGTAGCGTTGCAGCTGACGTATGTACTTCATGTAAAGATGGATACGTCAATACTGGAAAACAATGTATGTGTCAGTCACAGTATTGTTCCGAAACCGAGTGTGATAGATGTGTTAACCAAACGTTTTATGTTGATGACAATGCGTGCTGTGAATGTCCAGGTAATTGCAAAGACGGTACCTGCAAGAGTGGGCCTGAGTGTATATACGGTTGCATTGATGGTTTTTACGGTCGCGATTGTTCTCAAAGTTGTTCGTTCTTGAATGATAATTGCAAGAGATGCAATCAAACTTATGGAAAGTGTTTGGAATGTAACATGGGTTTTTATCCACATGATAATGGAAGTTGCATCAGTTGCAATAGCAACTGTTTGAATGGGCACTGTAGTTCAAACATTGGCACTTGTCTAATCGGCTGTAAAGACACGTTTTGGGGAGACAAGTGTGACATCCAATGCAATTTAAATTGTGAAACATGCGCGCAAGACTCGGGaaattgtaatttatgtatagATCGTTCATTCCATGGACGTTTTTGCAACGAATCCTGCAGCGccttttgttttgaaagaaagtGCGATAAAGGAACTGGTCATTGTTTGAATGGATGCAATGGAACCTTCTATGGCAACCTGTGTAAAACTCATTGTCCTGCAAATTGTAAGGAAAGTGGAGCAGTAAAGATATGTAACGATGATGGAAACTGTAAATATGGCTGTGTCGATGGCTACGAAGGCAATGACTGTTCAAGTAAGAATATGATATATAGTATTAGTAGAAACACACTATTCATATACTTAAATCAATaaactataattgttttaaatgttacaccataattatttatatgtacCTTTTATTTTCGGTTGATGTACATTATTCAATTTTTCATAGTCTTCAAATTTAGTattatatttggtttaaatcGACCTTTTAACAATGCTACATTTAAagaacatacatgtttatacaataaaacaagcTTCACAATTAATATCAATACACTATGATTGATTGTTGACATAGTTAATTGtagttcaatataaaatataaatcaagttAATCATGCAATGCTTAGAAAATTAAAGTATAAGCCTTAGCAAGTCATACCTAAAACAATGGGCTGTTATTCAGCTACTTAAACATGATGCAAAAAACTTCTTGTATACTGAACAATTCAAATTAGTAGTCCGTATGATGTAGTAAGAtcatcaaacatatatatttcttaaaaagggAAAACAGACGGGTCTCTAGTAGGAGCTATTGCGGGAGCTGTGAGTGGCGGCGTTGTACTCATCGTTGCCGTCGCTGTTGCATTTTTCTTCTTTCGACGAAGGTATACCATATTAGTTAAACAATTCCGTTTCTGTTAATAATGtgtattatgtaaattattatctGTGACAGGAAACAATCATTTGCCGATACCGTgcaatttgaaaattgatgaaaTAAGTTTATGCGATTAAAATTTCATATGCccatattgtttaaatataaaaaggttAACTGATTACATTATTTACGTAATACGCTTTACTTTTATTAGAACAACAAGAAAACCTGCCTCGAGCCAAAACAAGGGAAATGGTAATGTAACGTTCCAACCTAGCATTACCGacgaaaagaataaaaaatgtaagTAACTTACATATTTGTAAAAGCTCAAGTGAATATATGATCCGTAAATTTCTCAgaaaatatcttgaaatgttAAGGGTTCATTATATAAACCGACATTAAAGAGACTAGACACCAAAAGAGACAATTGCAAGAGAAAAAACGAAATTTTACAAGAACTTACAAATAATTGATGTCGATGTGTACAACGCATGGAATCTTACGTATTGGTGTATTACATCGCTTATGGCctatgtatctttcgcagtttttgcgtaattatccaATTCGAAATTCACTTGATTAGTCTTCCACGCAAATACTGTTAGATTTAGAAATAGCGTCGATATAgctatctgtactaatcacgttACTTTTACAGgctaaatataaacattataaacttGGAAACCAATATGCGATATTTTATTACGGATACACTGAGCTGAAGCAAcgacaaaatattcttcaaatcaTATAAAAGTGAATTCATTTCGTCCTCAAGTGAGCTCCAATTGAAGATTCTATGcttgttttgatgaaatactgtatttgccgatttgggaccatctggttgCTTGTcctttttattacaaaaatacttaaatctCTCTTGAATGACTTGTTTTCATCAGCACAAGATCGGACATACTATAATGAAGGACAGGTCAAGAGAGAATCAACGAAGCCAATTCCAACGATTTCCCGGCCACCAGCAAACAAACCCAATGCTGCTAAGCACCAAGTATCTACCCATGAAGAAACTGCATTTGAAAGCGAGATTGACCTGGAGATAGGTAAGCTTTACAACGAGTTTTGTAAGATAGTAGTTTCAGTCAAGGTGTGGTCTAAATTGTACACTCTGTCGACAAATCTCAAAACATTTGTGTAAGTCGGTCCTTTGTTTGATTCGATTGAAGGTTAGTACTGTAAAGGTTTAATTTATGATGTGACTTTTTATTTAGTGCATTGTGTAATGTAGATGACGAGAGGAATGGGGCTCTTGAGAATTCTTCAAGAGGTGATCAGACGTACTACAATGAACTTGGATCATCAACTATTAAGTCAAAAGTACACATTAATCAACTCGTCAAGTATGTGGACGGAAAGACATATGATGCGTTTAGTGCAGAATTTGAGGTAAATGTTATGGTCGATCGTATAACATGTACCATGATTATTCGTAGTATGCAATAGAATGACATTGGCATTCTTATAATTCATAATTCTAATGGTACATTCGCGAAATAGTTCAAAATTCTATTTATTTGGAATAAGTTTTAGAAAGTGCACTACAGGAACAATTAAAAGGGTATactataatattaatatttcccCAAAAACTTTAAGTGAAGTCATAATATActccttatttattttagttacaCATGTGTTAGTTAATCCCTGCTTACAGAAATTTTCTAGCGGTCTTGTGAAGCCGTATGTGGAATCGCAGAAGCGGGAGAACATGAGTAAGAATCGATACAAAGGCATTTATCCATGTAAGTGATGATCATTGTTATTGCATATTGTATGTGCCTTGTCTGATAACCGTACCAAATAGTAGCGATTCGGGACGTTTTGATCtttgttgttaatgttaatgaaacTAAATATGTCGTTACCTTTGTTTATCGTAACTAAACTCATGTACAACTATTTAATAGTGTGATTGAATAACAATACTTGGCTAATTTAGAGTTTTTCTTTGTGACCATTTAGACGATGAttcaagggtcaaggtcacgagCAGTGGTGGATCAGACTACATAAATGCCAGCTTTATTGACGTATGTAGCGTTCTAGAAATAAGTTTATAAGCTCGTCtgattttggaaacaaaaaAGTATTGCCGTAGCCTTGTTGTCATTGAAGTCGTCTGCTGTAAAAGTTTAACATTGGCCATGACCTTACCACAGTTTCAAATATCCACATGGAACTTGGTACTCATACTGTCATTGACTATAAGCacaatatgtattcattttgacTTTTGTAATCAATGAGTTTTGCCTCTTGTTCGACTGAAAAACAACCACATATATTGGCGTTCACTCCGCTGCGCACTTATTTGCAATGTTTTGATTAATCAGAATCTAAGGCAACTTATTAAATCTACGGTAGTTGTTCGTGCGAGGGTTTCTGCAGCTAAATATTCAAGGAACACTTTACTGAAAACAACGATCGAGCCCGcttaattgttttgtaaaacgGTTGAAATATTTAGATTCTTTTTCCGTTTTTTTTATTCACGTGCTATTTTATGCCTCTGTAAgtagaaaatgttatttttaaaacttccttgttacatgttttattcTACAGGGAGGTTCTATTTACACAGTGTCATCGTTTCTAATGTTTGAAGAAAGAAACGTAAATAGATTGTATTAAACGCGTGTTTGTAAACCTATTTCAGGGGTATAAAAAGCCGAAGCAGTACATCGCCACATTAGGTAAGAAGGACAATGACATGTGATACTCACGGAGGTTATTTTGTTACATAGAATGTCATTATTAAAGTGCATGCAATTCAATGCACTGCGTTTGTGAATACAGCAGAAAATTTGAATGCAATTGACAGACGTAAAAAGCTATTATTTgaattgatgtatatatttggTGTATACTATACTTCTATCCAAAGTATGATAGTGATACTGTACCATGAACATGGTGCAATCGGTATAAAAATCTTTCAACCcgaaatattgaaatggattgaatttatcaaacagaaaataaaacaaaatatattaaaagccATTTGAGTCCAGTAAATTATTAGATTTAAACTTAACGACAGCAAGAAACATTCAGCGTGCGTCCGTTTTAACggttatttaataattttaatagtattttaGCCATTTATGTACTATCGTTAGTAACACACTTCcaatataagtattttaacaatatataagaATTTGCAATATGGCATATTTCCATTCCAGGTCCAATGTCCCAACAACTGGACGATTTTAGCTTGTTCTGGAAAATGATTTGGCAACAAAGGGTTGAGAAAATTGTCATGGTTACCAATCTCATTGAACATGGAGTAAGCGCAAATAAACATTGATCATTTATGGTAATCATAAGATTCAGTCACTGTTTACaatttggtacaaaaaaaaacgttattacCATGGAACTGTTAAAGACATACTAAGGCT
This genomic stretch from Mya arenaria isolate MELC-2E11 chromosome 10, ASM2691426v1 harbors:
- the LOC128205814 gene encoding receptor-type tyrosine-protein phosphatase kappa-like, with the translated sequence MIFWIFGLLCMVQSCMAVFINGLDCRPACVCCEGGKDQCGSDVRHGNNFCLDGCIDGIYGWRCHNACPGNCSACEQEDGRPCYSCKATFYDTGSECSKSCPVGCDGGVCNDEGACSKCTANFEGTKCNMCVQGKYGSDCTHYCISQNCRCSNGTDCTSCKTGFYGSRTLCQTPCSPGCQDDVCYDNGSCNCLVRFTGNTCSECQSGYYGPYCNISCSVGCVNGLCEKNGTCSCHPNFYTNKCDTCVDRKYGEICNQTCSVGCTTSFCDRTNGHCECLPNFSGNKCDQCKSGFYDQSCNLHCSDNCIGDICSRYQGKCTLGCVDGYSGDNCTTHCDKPCASCLQSERSYCESCHNGYSGPTCRCPPNCKCSVAADVCTSCKDGYVNTGKQCMCQSQYCSETECDRCVNQTFYVDDNACCECPGNCKDGTCKSGPECIYGCIDGFYGRDCSQSCSFLNDNCKRCNQTYGKCLECNMGFYPHDNGSCISCNSNCLNGHCSSNIGTCLIGCKDTFWGDKCDIQCNLNCETCAQDSGNCNLCIDRSFHGRFCNESCSAFCFERKCDKGTGHCLNGCNGTFYGNLCKTHCPANCKESGAVKICNDDGNCKYGCVDGYEGNDCSRKTDGSLVGAIAGAVSGGVVLIVAVAVAFFFFRRRTTRKPASSQNKGNGNVTFQPSITDEKNKKSQDRTYYNEGQVKRESTKPIPTISRPPANKPNAAKHQVSTHEETAFESEIDLEIDDERNGALENSSRGDQTYYNELGSSTIKSKVHINQLVKYVDGKTYDAFSAEFEKFSSGLVKPYVESQKRENMSKNRYKGIYPYDDSRVKVTSSGGSDYINASFIDGYKKPKQYIATLGPMSQQLDDFSLFWKMIWQQRVEKIVMVTNLIEHGTPKCEQYWPNPGVSKMYGEIKVESRSEDEYAEFTRRALTMTMGTEERTLHHLHFTCWPDKAIPDDVTAMIEFRQRVQSTPSTLNGPTVVHCSAGVGRTGTYIALDILTKEGEAERAIDIAGCVHKMRLNRPNMVQTVEQYQFLHTAVVYSLTFDCKQIKGENFDQFMKQHTSKELNSQFKRLQHTVEKRTKDEAIAVERNKQHLSKNRANADIPGNENRPRLYLNLKHGASDYINAVYIHSFRIKKRNLVAQTPLPETVIDFLTLVVQESCSCIVSFEADMDKQRNIGIYYPAANQDVLKQGTFQVSCSREEKKTFYAERTLTIQHKGVGTSTERTIPHLQYTDWDETNNIPRSTTNFLSFLNVIENVTKQSGDGPILVHCLDGAGKSGLFCVVSLLLHKMAVEHEVSVLNSVRKVKTMRRLAIPNQEQFSFCHGCVSEYLSSFDVYANFNEETGRL